One genomic region from Flagellimonas oceani encodes:
- a CDS encoding VCBS repeat-containing protein has translation MTKSYILIALASLFIVSCSKKEDDTLFSKVSSDHSGIAFNNKIVETDSFNILTSEYIFNGGGVAVGDFNSDGKPDLFFTGNQVTNKLYLNQGNFEFKDVTEISGVAASDKWKTGAAVVDINNDSLLDIYVCAAMYDSPEEKANILYVNQGMDDNGVPIFKEMAKEYGVADTGNSMNAAFIDYNKDGLLDLYVLNNVDIHVLPANYREKITDGSSLSNDRLYRNNGDNTFTDVTIEAGITIEGYGLGVAVSDLNYDGWPDIYVSNDYLSNDILYINNGDGTFTDKIGEYVKHQSKFSMGSDVADFNNDGYLDILTLDMLGETNYRLKTTIKATNYNDYYMNEKYGYDYQYMRNMLQMGQGPNMPYSEIGLMAGVAKTDWSWSPLFVDADNDGRKDLLITNGFPRDITDLDFGEFNFNVQKYLSTAQILDSIPVVKIPNYAYRNEGDGQFKDVGKEWGLSIPSFSNGAAFADLDGDGDLDYVVSNINDEAFLFKNNLERKQTGTNNFLQLNLKGPKSNTAGLGTKVALRFKDGTFQYYEHQLNRGYLSTVESMAHFGIGVQTTIESLDILWPDGKYQTIKNIQGNQKLDVNYSDAKAIGEQKLAFPLAPKQTDPIYREISGEVGVDYVHEETDKADFYVQPTLPHKLTQNGPRLAKGDINGDGFEDFIVGSSSGYSPMIFTQDANGTFTRTPLFEDEASKKREETSISLFDLDNDGDLDIYMVAGSNEFDLDSPYYQDYLMINQGNGKFQRSTDRLPEIKSSGSVVEAEDFDGDGYVDLFVGGRTPFSQYPKPDDCYLLKNENGKLVDVTDTYSKALRKPGMVTDAKWADLNNDNLKDLILVGEFMPVTIFINKKDSFQKMDQTGIQQLSGWWECVLAQDFDNDGDVDLIAGNLGKNNLYQPSQERPVTMLAKDFDNNGAIDPVMFAYFKGDFGDTIYNPYPVNFWGDLIGQSPMFRKKFDYFRDYATTTKKELFTPEQLEGADELMANHDQTTYFENDGNGQFTMGKLPWETQSAPIKCMITTDAGNTATDILMIGNDFGNEAFIGRYDAFNGGILLGDNNGSFEFKNAEESGFKVTGDAKDMVQVERAGGGNPYIVVTQNRGKALVFTKAE, from the coding sequence GTGACTAAAAGTTATATTTTAATAGCTCTGGCTTCATTATTTATTGTCTCCTGTTCCAAGAAGGAAGATGATACCTTGTTCTCCAAGGTCTCATCCGATCATTCAGGTATCGCCTTCAACAATAAAATTGTGGAGACGGACAGCTTTAACATCCTTACCAGTGAATATATCTTTAATGGAGGTGGTGTGGCCGTGGGCGATTTCAACAGTGATGGAAAACCCGACCTCTTTTTCACCGGAAACCAGGTGACCAATAAGTTGTACCTAAATCAGGGAAATTTCGAGTTCAAGGATGTAACCGAGATATCTGGCGTTGCAGCATCCGATAAGTGGAAAACCGGGGCCGCAGTTGTTGACATAAACAATGATTCGCTTCTTGATATTTATGTATGCGCCGCTATGTACGATAGCCCAGAAGAAAAGGCGAACATATTATATGTGAACCAAGGAATGGATGATAACGGTGTCCCTATTTTTAAAGAAATGGCCAAGGAATACGGGGTAGCCGATACGGGCAATAGTATGAACGCCGCATTTATAGATTATAACAAAGATGGCCTTTTGGACCTCTATGTACTCAACAACGTGGACATCCACGTTTTGCCTGCAAACTACAGGGAAAAAATAACCGATGGCTCATCATTGAGCAATGATCGCCTGTACCGAAACAATGGCGACAATACGTTTACCGACGTAACCATCGAGGCCGGCATCACCATTGAAGGCTATGGATTGGGAGTGGCCGTATCCGACCTCAATTATGATGGATGGCCCGACATTTATGTCAGTAATGATTACCTGAGCAACGATATCCTCTACATCAACAATGGCGATGGAACATTTACCGATAAAATCGGGGAATATGTAAAGCACCAAAGCAAATTTTCAATGGGTTCCGATGTGGCCGACTTCAACAACGATGGTTATTTGGATATTCTCACACTCGATATGCTCGGGGAAACGAACTATAGATTAAAAACTACCATAAAGGCAACAAATTATAACGATTATTACATGAACGAGAAGTATGGTTACGACTATCAGTATATGCGTAACATGCTTCAAATGGGACAGGGCCCGAACATGCCTTACAGTGAGATTGGGCTTATGGCGGGCGTGGCCAAAACAGATTGGAGCTGGTCGCCACTTTTTGTTGATGCCGATAACGATGGACGTAAAGATTTATTGATCACCAATGGATTTCCAAGAGACATAACCGACCTTGATTTTGGAGAGTTCAATTTCAACGTTCAAAAATATTTGAGTACCGCCCAAATTTTGGATTCCATCCCCGTGGTGAAAATACCCAACTACGCTTATCGCAATGAAGGCGACGGACAATTTAAGGACGTGGGCAAGGAATGGGGCTTGAGCATACCGTCTTTTTCCAATGGTGCCGCCTTTGCCGATTTGGATGGCGATGGCGATTTGGATTATGTGGTAAGCAATATAAACGACGAAGCATTTCTTTTCAAAAATAATCTGGAACGCAAGCAAACGGGAACAAACAATTTTCTTCAATTGAATTTAAAAGGGCCAAAATCCAATACGGCCGGGCTTGGAACCAAGGTAGCGTTACGCTTCAAGGATGGAACCTTTCAATATTACGAACACCAATTAAACAGAGGGTATCTATCCACGGTAGAAAGCATGGCACACTTTGGAATTGGGGTCCAAACAACTATAGAATCCTTGGATATTTTATGGCCCGACGGCAAATATCAAACAATAAAAAACATTCAGGGAAATCAAAAGTTGGACGTAAATTATAGCGATGCCAAAGCCATCGGCGAACAAAAACTGGCATTTCCTTTGGCACCCAAACAGACCGACCCCATTTACCGGGAAATTTCTGGCGAAGTAGGTGTCGACTACGTTCACGAAGAAACCGATAAGGCCGACTTTTACGTGCAGCCCACACTCCCACATAAACTTACCCAGAATGGTCCACGATTGGCAAAGGGGGATATAAATGGCGATGGTTTTGAGGATTTTATCGTTGGAAGTTCATCTGGATACTCGCCGATGATTTTTACCCAAGATGCAAACGGAACCTTTACGCGTACACCGCTGTTTGAAGATGAAGCCAGTAAAAAACGGGAGGAGACCAGTATTTCCCTTTTTGATTTGGATAATGATGGAGACCTTGACATTTACATGGTGGCAGGAAGCAATGAGTTTGATTTGGACTCGCCCTATTACCAAGACTACCTTATGATCAATCAAGGAAACGGAAAGTTCCAAAGATCTACGGATAGATTGCCGGAAATAAAATCCAGCGGATCCGTAGTGGAAGCAGAGGATTTTGACGGTGACGGCTATGTAGACCTTTTTGTTGGTGGCCGTACTCCTTTTTCCCAGTATCCAAAGCCGGATGATTGCTATCTGTTGAAAAACGAAAACGGAAAATTGGTCGATGTCACCGATACGTACAGTAAAGCACTTAGAAAACCAGGAATGGTCACCGATGCCAAATGGGCGGATTTGAACAACGACAACCTCAAGGATTTGATCTTGGTGGGAGAATTTATGCCCGTGACCATTTTTATAAATAAAAAAGATTCTTTTCAAAAGATGGATCAAACCGGAATACAACAACTCTCTGGATGGTGGGAATGCGTGCTGGCCCAGGATTTTGATAATGACGGGGATGTGGATTTGATTGCAGGCAACTTGGGAAAAAACAATTTGTACCAGCCATCACAGGAAAGGCCGGTTACCATGTTGGCCAAGGATTTTGATAACAACGGAGCTATAGATCCTGTAATGTTCGCCTATTTCAAGGGGGACTTCGGGGATACAATTTATAACCCCTATCCAGTCAATTTTTGGGGCGACCTGATCGGGCAGAGCCCCATGTTCAGAAAAAAGTTTGATTACTTTAGGGACTATGCCACAACCACCAAAAAGGAACTGTTCACTCCCGAACAACTGGAAGGAGCAGATGAGCTCATGGCAAACCACGACCAGACCACTTATTTTGAAAACGACGGCAATGGACAATTCACAATGGGCAAACTTCCTTGGGAAACACAATCAGCTCCGATTAAATGTATGATTACCACCGATGCAGGTAATACTGCAACGGATATATTAATGATCGGCAACGATTTTGGCAATGAGGCCTTTATTGGAAGGTACGATGCCTTTAATGGCGGAATATTGTTGGGGGACAACAACGGAAGTTTTGAGTTTAAAAATGCCGAGGAAAGTGGCTTTAAGGTTACCGGGGATGCAAAGGATATGGTTCAGGTGGAAAGGGCCGGAGGTGGAAACCCCTACATTGTGGTAACTCAGAACAGGGGCAAGGCCCTGGTATTTACCAAAGCAGAGTAA